One genomic window of Oscillospiraceae bacterium includes the following:
- a CDS encoding prenyltransferase codes for MKGFLKYVEITTKITSFFPFIMIIVYLLKSGFEIDITKTAVFFLSMLLFDLCTTAINNYTDKKELTVSKRIALFTIIVLLFSSTALGIWLVFLTDISVLILGIICFFCGFIYNCGPIPLSALPLGELFSGLCYGFFIPLILMYINVPSGFLYSFKVGSEIILTVNTLELLKLILICIAPIFATAGIMLANNICDVEYDIKIGRYTLAYYLKNKALILFKLLYFIIFISFIILIFLKKSFIFSLLFFIPVYKNIKTFEEKQIKEETFITSVKNYILVMVAEILCLAL; via the coding sequence ATGAAGGGCTTTTTAAAGTATGTAGAAATAACAACTAAAATAACAAGCTTTTTCCCCTTTATAATGATTATAGTCTATCTTTTGAAATCGGGCTTTGAAATAGATATCACTAAAACTGCAGTTTTCTTTCTCTCAATGCTTTTATTCGATTTATGCACAACGGCAATAAATAATTATACCGATAAAAAAGAGCTTACCGTAAGCAAAAGGATAGCTCTTTTTACAATTATTGTTTTACTTTTTTCAAGCACAGCATTGGGAATATGGCTAGTTTTTTTAACAGATATATCGGTGCTTATTTTGGGAATTATCTGCTTTTTTTGCGGATTTATTTATAACTGCGGACCTATTCCTCTTTCGGCACTGCCCTTGGGAGAGCTTTTTTCAGGTTTGTGCTACGGCTTTTTTATTCCCCTTATTCTTATGTATATAAACGTGCCGTCGGGATTTTTATATTCCTTTAAAGTGGGAAGCGAGATAATTCTCACTGTCAATACTCTTGAGCTATTAAAGCTTATTTTAATTTGTATTGCGCCCATTTTTGCCACAGCGGGAATAATGCTTGCCAACAACATCTGCGATGTGGAATACGATATAAAAATAGGACGTTATACTTTAGCATATTATCTTAAAAATAAGGCTTTAATTCTTTTTAAGCTTTTATATTTTATAATTTTTATTTCCTTTATAATTTTAATTTTTTTAAAGAAAAGTTTTATTTTTTCTCTTCTCTTTTTTATACCCGTATATAAAAATATAAAGACTTTTGAAGAAAAACAGATAAAAGAAGAAACTTTTATTACATCTGTTAAAAATTATATACTTGTAATGGTGGCGGAAATTTTATGTCTGGCGCTTTAA
- a CDS encoding anti-sigma regulatory factor — MADNVELHYIVDGTDFMSAGEASGEVKKVMKRLGYSPETIRKTSIAMYEGEINMVIHANGGEADVILSPESVEIILTDYGPGIPDVELAMREGFSTAPDNVRSLGFGAGMGLPNMKKYTDEMNIETKLGQGTKITMKIYVEQ, encoded by the coding sequence ATGGCTGATAATGTTGAGCTTCACTACATAGTTGACGGCACTGATTTCATGTCGGCAGGCGAAGCTTCGGGAGAGGTAAAAAAGGTTATGAAGCGCCTTGGCTATTCTCCTGAAACTATCAGAAAAACCTCTATTGCTATGTATGAGGGTGAAATCAATATGGTAATTCACGCCAACGGCGGAGAGGCTGACGTTATTCTTTCCCCCGAAAGCGTTGAAATAATTTTAACCGACTACGGTCCCGGTATCCCTGATGTAGAGCTTGCTATGCGTGAGGGCTTTTCAACTGCGCCCGACAATGTTCGTTCTTTGGGCTTCGGCGCCGGAATGGGACTTCCCAATATGAAAAAATATACCGATGAAATGAATATAGAAACAAAACTCGGTCAAGGCACAAAAATAACAATGAAAATCTATGTAGAACAGTAA
- a CDS encoding 3-phosphoglycerate dehydrogenase, translating to MYNIKTLNKIAKIGLEELDKALFTVSDDAENPDGILVRSAAMHDMEFGSNLLAIGRAGAGVNNIPVDRCAEEGIVVFNTPGANANAVKELVIAGLFLASRKITAGVEWTKTLKGNGADISKMVEKGKSNFGGCEIKGKTLGVIGLGAIGVMVANAACHLGMKVIGYDPYISVDAAWNLNHHIVKAKAINEIYENSDYITVHVPLNSETKGSINAQAFEKCKNGLKLLNFSRGELVNYDDLKAAMESGKVSSYVTDFASEEVLALENAVIIPHLGASTAEAEDNCAVMAAREISDYILNGNITNSVNFPNVSQPRVDGGARVCVIHKNIPKMLTQISALMGEYNANIENMVNKSKGENAYTVLDVIGKVPENIKEDLEKIEGIIRVRVIL from the coding sequence ATGTATAATATTAAAACCCTTAATAAAATAGCTAAAATCGGCTTGGAAGAGCTTGATAAAGCACTTTTCACAGTAAGTGATGACGCAGAAAATCCCGACGGTATTCTTGTAAGAAGCGCAGCTATGCACGATATGGAGTTCGGCAGCAATCTTCTTGCAATAGGCAGAGCAGGCGCAGGTGTAAACAATATCCCTGTTGACAGATGCGCAGAAGAGGGCATTGTTGTTTTCAACACTCCCGGTGCTAATGCAAATGCAGTTAAAGAGCTTGTTATAGCAGGTCTTTTCCTTGCTTCAAGAAAAATAACAGCGGGTGTTGAGTGGACCAAAACCTTAAAGGGCAACGGCGCTGACATTTCAAAAATGGTTGAAAAGGGTAAGTCCAATTTCGGCGGCTGCGAAATCAAGGGTAAAACTCTCGGCGTAATCGGCTTGGGTGCTATAGGCGTTATGGTTGCAAATGCAGCTTGCCACCTTGGTATGAAGGTTATCGGTTATGACCCTTATATTTCCGTTGATGCTGCCTGGAACCTTAACCACCACATTGTAAAGGCAAAAGCAATTAACGAGATTTATGAGAATTCCGATTATATTACAGTTCACGTACCTCTCAACAGCGAAACAAAGGGAAGCATCAATGCACAGGCATTTGAAAAGTGCAAGAACGGCTTAAAGCTTCTTAACTTCTCAAGAGGCGAGCTTGTAAATTATGATGACCTTAAGGCTGCTATGGAGAGCGGAAAGGTAAGCTCTTATGTAACAGACTTCGCAAGTGAAGAGGTTTTAGCTCTTGAAAACGCTGTAATAATTCCTCACTTGGGAGCATCAACAGCAGAGGCAGAGGACAACTGCGCAGTTATGGCTGCAAGAGAGATTTCCGATTATATCCTTAACGGAAACATTACAAATTCAGTAAACTTCCCCAACGTTTCTCAGCCCAGAGTGGACGGCGGAGCAAGAGTTTGCGTAATTCATAAGAATATTCCCAAAATGCTTACTCAGATTTCTGCTTTAATGGGTGAGTACAATGCCAACATTGAAAATATGGTTAATAAGTCAAAGGGCGAAAACGCATACACAGTTCTTGATGTTATCGGCAAGGTTCCCGAGAACATCAAAGAGGATTTAGAAAAAATCGAAGGTATAATCAGAGTAAGAGTTATTCTTTAA
- a CDS encoding FAD:protein FMN transferase has translation MKSSKPSKKRERCDFLKKIFKLSYIKHQSRFILSALVLLLCLCSCQPSLKRFQGSFIGPFDTVTSVVFYCKDEAEFEQYLSFSKAFLEKYHQLYDIYNSYETNNIKTINENAGVKEIKVDKEIIDLLLFCKEAYEKTEKNVNTAMGSVLEIWHEYRQNGINNPENASLPDYSALLSASRHTDFDNVKIDVQNSTVYISDKHLSLDVGAVAKGYAVDMLCSALKEKGLKNGIVSVGGNVKAIGTKLNGKPWSVDIQSPFEQDEIIFTEKIQADTAVTSSGDYQRYYTVDNINYCHIIDPKTLYPCRNFRAVTIISQNASDGDCLSTALFNLSIEEGKELLKKYKKAKAIWILQNGEIIKSY, from the coding sequence ATAAAATCAAGCAAGCCTTCAAAAAAGCGGGAACGATGTGATTTTTTGAAAAAAATTTTTAAATTATCATATATTAAGCACCAAAGCAGATTTATTTTATCTGCTTTGGTGCTTTTGTTGTGTCTTTGCTCCTGTCAACCCTCTTTAAAACGCTTTCAAGGCTCTTTTATCGGCCCTTTTGATACTGTTACAAGCGTTGTTTTTTACTGTAAAGATGAGGCTGAATTTGAACAGTATTTAAGCTTTTCTAAAGCTTTTTTAGAAAAATATCATCAGCTTTATGATATCTATAACAGCTATGAAACAAATAATATCAAAACAATAAATGAAAATGCAGGAGTAAAAGAAATAAAGGTTGACAAAGAAATTATTGACCTTTTACTTTTTTGCAAAGAAGCCTATGAAAAAACCGAAAAAAATGTAAATACGGCTATGGGCAGTGTTTTAGAAATATGGCACGAATACAGACAAAATGGGATAAACAATCCCGAAAATGCGAGTCTACCTGATTATTCAGCCCTGCTAAGCGCTTCAAGGCACACTGATTTTGACAATGTAAAAATTGATGTGCAAAACAGCACAGTATATATTTCAGACAAGCATCTTTCTCTTGACGTAGGCGCTGTTGCAAAGGGCTATGCCGTAGATATGCTATGTAGTGCTTTAAAAGAAAAGGGGCTTAAAAACGGAATTGTAAGTGTCGGCGGAAATGTAAAAGCAATAGGCACAAAGCTTAACGGTAAGCCCTGGAGTGTTGACATTCAAAGCCCCTTTGAGCAAGATGAAATTATATTTACCGAAAAAATACAAGCCGATACAGCCGTTACCTCAAGTGGTGACTATCAGAGATATTATACTGTAGACAACATAAATTACTGCCATATAATAGACCCGAAAACTCTTTATCCCTGCCGCAATTTCAGAGCCGTAACAATAATAAGTCAAAACGCTTCCGACGGCGACTGCCTTTCAACTGCTCTTTTTAATCTTAGTATAGAAGAAGGAAAAGAGCTTTTAAAAAAATACAAAAAGGCAAAAGCCATATGGATATTACAAAATGGAGAAATTATAAAAAGCTATTGA
- a CDS encoding Gx transporter family protein, producing MKNKIYSLSLSAMLFALAIVLSFAESLFPPVFSAFPGVKIGLSNIVTMYALILLSPKRAITICFLKALFVFITKGAVACFLSLGGGFLAVFTMIIFKFFNAKTLFLGIIGGVMHNVGQLFVISLIYSNPFFLKIMPVYIAFGCIFGSITAVSLKLIMPALSHIKN from the coding sequence ATGAAAAATAAAATATACTCTCTTTCTCTCTCTGCTATGCTTTTTGCCCTTGCTATTGTGCTTTCCTTTGCCGAAAGCCTGTTCCCGCCTGTTTTTTCTGCTTTTCCGGGAGTTAAAATAGGTCTTTCCAACATTGTAACAATGTATGCTTTAATATTGCTTTCTCCCAAAAGAGCAATAACAATTTGTTTTTTAAAAGCTTTATTTGTATTTATTACAAAAGGCGCTGTAGCTTGCTTTTTAAGCTTAGGAGGAGGCTTTTTGGCAGTATTTACTATGATAATTTTTAAATTTTTCAATGCAAAAACTCTTTTTCTGGGCATAATAGGCGGTGTAATGCATAATGTGGGCCAGCTTTTTGTAATAAGCCTTATCTATTCAAACCCTTTCTTTTTAAAAATCATGCCCGTTTATATAGCTTTCGGTTGTATTTTCGGCAGTATAACGGCTGTTTCTCTCAAGCTTATTATGCCCGCACTTTCACATATAAAAAACTAA
- a CDS encoding guanylate kinase — protein sequence MTASPNKKGTLFVLSGPSGAGKGTLIQRVFELDNSFYYSVSATTREMREGEQDGVNYFFLTREKFEELINKNELLEYTEFCGNYYGTPTRMIDEKLNNGISVILEIETDGASQIKKKRPDCKSIFILPPSYEVLAHRLKKRNTETEEKIQRRLARAKEELLEAEKYDFKVINDELETAAQELLDILKNN from the coding sequence ATGACAGCATCTCCGAATAAAAAAGGAACTCTTTTTGTGCTTTCAGGTCCTTCAGGGGCAGGAAAAGGAACGCTTATTCAGCGTGTTTTTGAGCTTGATAACAGCTTTTATTATTCTGTTTCCGCAACAACACGTGAAATGCGTGAGGGCGAGCAGGACGGAGTCAACTACTTTTTTCTGACACGGGAAAAATTTGAAGAGCTTATAAATAAAAATGAGCTTTTGGAATATACCGAGTTTTGCGGAAATTATTACGGCACACCGACAAGAATGATTGACGAAAAGCTAAATAACGGCATTTCGGTAATCTTAGAAATTGAAACAGACGGTGCTTCTCAGATAAAGAAAAAAAGACCCGACTGCAAAAGCATATTTATTTTACCGCCTTCATATGAGGTGCTTGCTCACAGACTGAAAAAAAGAAACACCGAAACAGAAGAAAAAATTCAGAGAAGGCTGGCAAGAGCAAAGGAAGAATTGCTTGAAGCGGAAAAATACGATTTCAAGGTAATAAATGACGAGCTTGAAACAGCGGCACAGGAATTACTTGATATATTAAAAAACAATTAA
- the serC gene encoding 3-phosphoserine/phosphohydroxythreonine transaminase, whose product MQRVYNFSAGPSMLPEEVLEKAKNEMLNYGDSGMSVMEMSHRSKVYESIITGCEAMLRKVMSIPDNYKVLFLQGGASSQFTMIPQNLMKKGKADYVITGMWAKKAHAEASRYGECNVIASSADKTFSYIPELDSSKFDKDADYFYICSNNTIYGTRFTKLPDTGDVPIVADMSSCILSEPVDVSKYGVIFAGAQKNMGPAGLTVVIIREDLLGFAQDGTPTMFKYDTHAANGSMYNTPPTYAIYICKLVLEWVDSLGGLEKMAEINNKKAKLLYDYLDSSKLFKATVEGEARSLMNIPFVTGNEEIDAKFVKEATAAGFVNLKGHRSVGGMRASIYNGMPYEGVVKLVEFMKEFEKNN is encoded by the coding sequence ATGCAAAGAGTATATAATTTTTCCGCAGGCCCTTCAATGCTTCCCGAAGAGGTATTGGAAAAGGCAAAAAATGAGATGCTTAACTATGGTGACAGCGGAATGTCTGTTATGGAAATGAGCCATCGTTCAAAGGTTTATGAGAGCATTATAACCGGCTGTGAAGCTATGCTCAGAAAGGTTATGTCAATTCCTGACAATTACAAGGTTTTATTTTTACAGGGCGGTGCTTCCTCCCAGTTTACAATGATACCTCAGAACCTTATGAAAAAGGGTAAGGCTGACTATGTAATTACAGGTATGTGGGCTAAGAAGGCTCACGCTGAGGCTTCCCGTTACGGTGAGTGTAACGTTATAGCTTCCTCTGCTGACAAAACCTTCTCATACATTCCTGAGCTTGACTCTTCTAAATTTGACAAGGATGCAGACTATTTCTACATCTGTTCAAACAATACTATTTACGGAACCCGTTTTACAAAGCTTCCCGACACTGGCGATGTTCCGATAGTTGCTGATATGTCCAGCTGTATTCTTTCAGAGCCTGTTGACGTTAGCAAGTACGGCGTTATTTTTGCAGGTGCTCAGAAAAATATGGGACCTGCAGGTCTTACAGTTGTTATCATCAGAGAGGACCTTTTGGGCTTTGCTCAGGACGGCACACCCACAATGTTCAAATATGATACTCACGCTGCTAACGGTTCTATGTACAATACACCTCCTACATATGCAATTTATATCTGCAAGCTTGTGCTTGAGTGGGTTGACAGCTTGGGCGGTCTTGAGAAGATGGCTGAAATCAACAACAAGAAGGCTAAGCTTTTATATGACTATCTTGATTCCTCTAAGCTTTTCAAAGCAACTGTTGAGGGTGAGGCTCGTTCTCTTATGAACATTCCCTTCGTTACAGGCAACGAGGAAATTGATGCTAAATTTGTTAAAGAGGCAACAGCGGCAGGCTTCGTTAACCTTAAGGGCCACCGTTCAGTCGGCGGTATGAGAGCAAGTATCTACAACGGCATGCCCTATGAAGGCGTTGTTAAGCTTGTTGAGTTTATGAAAGAATTTGAAAAAAATAACTAA
- the rpoZ gene encoding DNA-directed RNA polymerase subunit omega, with the protein MLHPSAQELIKNNQSRYSLVMATAKIARKLSYDAEQNKERLDQKPVKLAVEMLKKGEMDFVESKNDDITELNVRQYPVMSDSYDDKTEEE; encoded by the coding sequence ATGTTACATCCTTCAGCACAAGAGCTTATAAAAAACAATCAGAGCAGATATTCTTTAGTTATGGCAACTGCTAAAATTGCAAGAAAGCTGTCCTATGATGCAGAGCAAAACAAAGAAAGACTTGACCAGAAGCCTGTTAAATTGGCAGTTGAAATGCTTAAAAAAGGCGAAATGGATTTTGTTGAGTCCAAAAACGATGACATTACAGAGCTCAATGTAAGACAGTATCCTGTTATGTCAGACTCTTATGACGATAAGACAGAGGAAGAATAA
- a CDS encoding DUF370 domain-containing protein has translation MKLINIGYGNMVCASRLVAIISPDSAPVKRIIADAKDSAMLIDATYGRKTRSVLITDSNHIILSSIQPETIGNRYSEESGDKADDSISE, from the coding sequence ATGAAGTTAATAAATATCGGATACGGAAATATGGTATGCGCTTCCCGTCTTGTAGCAATTATAAGCCCTGACAGTGCGCCTGTTAAGAGAATAATTGCAGATGCAAAGGATTCTGCTATGCTTATTGATGCCACCTACGGAAGAAAGACCCGCTCGGTATTGATTACTGACAGCAATCATATTATACTTTCGTCGATTCAGCCTGAAACTATCGGAAACAGGTATTCAGAGGAAAGCGGGGACAAAGCAGATGACAGCATCTCCGAATAA
- a CDS encoding YicC family protein has translation MPNSMTGYGRANLIIDNKDITVEIRSVNHRFFDFNARLPRLYGFLEEKLKSYLQKKINRGKIDLFVSIVNSNDESVSVSLDKPLLNGYIKALEEISDSYDVIDDISVSSLARFSDIFNVKKEQENADVIWENVKEVTDAALNDFLKMRKDEGRRLYDDVKQNLEEISKNVKLVEERSPKTVEEYRARLTAKLKEILEDRNIDEARILTECAIYADKIAVNEETVRLNSHIKSFSQQLEKDEPIGKKLDFVVQEMNREVNTIGSKCNDIEITATVVTMKSLIEQIREQIQNIE, from the coding sequence ATGCCAAATAGTATGACAGGCTACGGCAGAGCAAATCTTATTATAGATAATAAGGATATAACAGTTGAAATTCGCTCTGTAAATCATAGATTTTTTGATTTTAATGCAAGACTTCCCAGACTGTACGGCTTCTTGGAGGAAAAGCTTAAATCATATCTTCAGAAGAAAATAAACAGAGGCAAAATAGACCTTTTTGTATCAATAGTAAACTCAAACGATGAAAGTGTCAGCGTATCTCTTGACAAGCCTCTTTTAAACGGATACATCAAAGCCCTTGAAGAAATATCGGACAGCTACGATGTTATTGACGATATTTCAGTTTCCTCCTTGGCAAGATTCAGCGATATTTTCAATGTTAAAAAAGAACAGGAAAACGCTGATGTAATATGGGAAAACGTCAAAGAGGTAACAGATGCGGCATTGAATGACTTCTTGAAAATGAGAAAAGATGAGGGCAGAAGGCTCTATGATGATGTAAAGCAAAATCTTGAAGAGATATCAAAGAATGTTAAGCTCGTTGAAGAGCGCTCTCCCAAAACAGTTGAGGAATACCGCGCAAGGCTTACTGCTAAGCTCAAGGAAATCCTTGAGGACAGAAATATTGACGAGGCAAGAATACTTACCGAATGTGCAATATATGCTGATAAAATTGCCGTAAATGAAGAAACGGTAAGACTTAATTCTCACATAAAAAGCTTTTCTCAACAGCTTGAAAAGGACGAGCCTATAGGTAAAAAGCTTGATTTTGTAGTTCAGGAAATGAACAGAGAGGTCAATACAATAGGTTCAAAATGTAACGATATAGAGATTACTGCTACTGTTGTTACAATGAAATCCCTTATAGAGCAAATAAGAGAACAAATTCAGAATATAGAATAG
- a CDS encoding 4Fe-4S dicluster domain-containing protein, which translates to MNSELFHSVTLDKDKCKGCIHCMRGCPTEAIRVRQGKAAINPNLCVDCGECIRKCPNHAKKAVTTSLDSIKNYKWSIALPAPSFYGQFNNLDDINYVLQGLIELGFDDVYEVSKAAEMISDLTRQLLSSGKLRTPVISSACPAVVRLIQVRFPHLCENVLPIIAPVELAAILARKKAMEEKGFKEDEIGIFFISPCPAKVTNAFSPIGFSYNVIDGAISATEVYKKIVNHMNKLQNPPSLISSGIVGISWAGSGGESAALLKEKYLAADGIENVTKVLEEVEDGRLDNLDFIELNACPGGCVGGVLNFENPFVARTRLNRLRKYLPISCNKLASDTDERYHWKKDLKYNSALKLSNDVSKALQIENQIEQFVECLPGLDCGCCGAPSCRAFAQDVITGIADEQDCVILYRNSLNLK; encoded by the coding sequence ATGAACAGCGAGCTTTTTCACTCTGTTACCCTCGACAAAGATAAATGCAAGGGTTGTATCCATTGCATGAGAGGATGTCCTACAGAGGCAATAAGAGTGCGTCAGGGCAAGGCTGCAATAAATCCCAACCTTTGTGTCGATTGCGGAGAATGTATAAGAAAATGCCCCAATCACGCAAAAAAAGCAGTAACAACAAGTCTTGACAGTATTAAAAATTATAAATGGTCAATTGCTCTTCCTGCTCCGTCCTTTTACGGACAGTTTAATAATTTAGACGATATAAATTACGTTTTGCAAGGCCTTATCGAGCTTGGGTTTGACGATGTTTACGAAGTCAGCAAGGCTGCGGAAATGATTTCCGACCTTACAAGACAGCTTTTAAGCTCGGGAAAACTCCGTACTCCTGTCATAAGCTCTGCCTGCCCTGCGGTAGTGCGTCTTATTCAGGTGCGTTTTCCCCACCTTTGCGAAAACGTTCTTCCCATAATCGCTCCTGTTGAGCTTGCGGCAATTTTAGCAAGAAAAAAGGCTATGGAAGAAAAGGGCTTTAAAGAGGACGAAATAGGTATTTTCTTTATTTCCCCCTGTCCTGCAAAGGTTACAAACGCATTTTCTCCCATCGGCTTTTCATATAATGTTATAGACGGCGCTATTTCCGCCACAGAGGTCTATAAAAAAATAGTAAATCATATGAACAAGCTTCAAAACCCGCCCTCTTTAATAAGCTCAGGTATAGTGGGTATAAGCTGGGCAGGCTCAGGCGGTGAGTCCGCTGCTCTTCTCAAGGAAAAATACTTGGCGGCAGACGGTATTGAGAATGTTACCAAGGTGCTTGAAGAGGTTGAGGACGGAAGACTTGACAATCTTGATTTTATTGAGCTTAACGCTTGTCCCGGCGGCTGTGTAGGCGGTGTTCTCAACTTTGAAAACCCCTTCGTTGCAAGAACAAGACTTAACAGACTCAGAAAATATCTGCCTATATCCTGTAATAAATTAGCATCTGATACCGATGAAAGATATCATTGGAAAAAGGACCTGAAATACAATTCTGCATTAAAGCTTTCTAACGATGTAAGCAAAGCTTTACAGATTGAAAACCAAATTGAGCAGTTTGTTGAATGCTTACCGGGACTTGACTGCGGCTGTTGCGGTGCTCCGTCCTGCCGTGCATTTGCTCAGGACGTTATTACGGGAATTGCCGATGAACAGGATTGCGTTATTTTATACAGAAATTCCTTAAATTTAAAATAA
- a CDS encoding PHP domain-containing protein: MKKYFYDLHIHSCLSPCGDDDMTPNNIVNMAKIKELDIIALSDHNSVRNCRAAIKVGQEVGITVLPAMELTSSEDIHILCLFADIEKAEAFEDYVYDGMLKIKNDEELYGQQLIMNENDEVTGSRENLLIVASGIDTYSVCQTVESYGGVAIAAHIDKDSNSLVATMGALEKDMGFCAFELSKSCNQSLFFEKYPSYKNDYVYISNSDAHYLWDINENINFMELEAPDAQNVIAYIKSKA; this comes from the coding sequence ATGAAAAAATATTTTTACGACCTTCATATTCATTCCTGTCTTTCCCCCTGCGGCGACGATGATATGACTCCCAACAACATAGTAAATATGGCAAAAATCAAAGAGCTTGATATTATTGCATTAAGCGACCACAACAGCGTAAGAAACTGCAGAGCCGCAATAAAGGTGGGGCAAGAGGTAGGAATTACGGTGCTTCCCGCTATGGAATTGACAAGCTCTGAGGATATTCATATTCTCTGTCTTTTTGCCGATATTGAAAAAGCCGAGGCTTTTGAAGATTACGTTTATGACGGAATGTTGAAAATTAAAAATGACGAAGAGCTTTACGGACAGCAGCTTATTATGAATGAAAACGATGAGGTAACAGGCAGCCGTGAGAATTTACTTATTGTTGCTTCGGGAATAGACACCTACAGCGTATGTCAGACAGTGGAAAGCTACGGCGGAGTGGCTATTGCCGCCCACATTGACAAGGACTCCAATTCATTGGTTGCCACTATGGGTGCTCTTGAAAAGGATATGGGCTTTTGTGCCTTTGAGCTGTCAAAAAGCTGTAATCAGAGCCTCTTTTTTGAAAAATACCCCTCTTATAAAAACGATTATGTATATATTTCAAATTCAGATGCCCATTATCTTTGGGATATAAACGAAAATATAAACTTTATGGAGCTTGAAGCTCCCGATGCTCAGAATGTTATAGCATATATAAAATCCAAAGCTTAA
- a CDS encoding DUF3810 domain-containing protein, protein MMKYRQKKKKKGLVIAGFCSLALIPIFIFLNILLKSCPYFTEKYIVGIFHKYISGAFGFVTNFLPFSLCELLIIALPVILIILFIRAYRKTSVTNSLSPLVRLLSGLCALVSLLFCIFTTGLSFNYSRVKTADTLELDTSNPQKEELADALEYIIEELNVLCQEIEFDQNGISKYKDGFLEMSKQGNKSFDILAQQNRIFSGLRVRAKPMLISSIVMNYMGTTGVYSPFTYEANVNILFPDFSLPQTMCHEIAHLRGFMPENEAEFVGYLACINSDDIYFNYSGYMYAFNCVRNALYKTDKQLYSQLMKTVNPYVKSEWQNYFDYADKFETKVTEISNAVNNSYLISQGQSDGIISYSKAVILIIAQMRKDNIVGM, encoded by the coding sequence ATGATGAAATACCGTCAGAAGAAAAAGAAAAAAGGCCTTGTAATCGCAGGCTTTTGTTCTCTTGCTTTAATTCCGATATTTATATTTTTGAATATTTTGCTTAAATCCTGCCCTTATTTTACCGAAAAATATATTGTAGGCATCTTTCATAAATACATTTCGGGTGCTTTTGGTTTTGTAACGAATTTTTTGCCCTTCTCTCTTTGTGAGCTTCTTATTATTGCATTGCCTGTAATTCTTATTATTTTATTTATAAGAGCTTACAGAAAAACGTCGGTAACCAATTCCCTTTCCCCTCTTGTACGTCTTTTGTCGGGCTTGTGTGCCCTTGTTTCCTTGCTTTTTTGTATATTCACAACGGGTCTTTCCTTTAATTACAGCCGTGTGAAAACGGCAGATACTCTTGAGCTTGATACTTCAAATCCGCAAAAGGAAGAGCTTGCAGACGCTCTTGAATATATTATAGAAGAGCTTAATGTCCTCTGCCAAGAAATCGAATTTGACCAAAACGGAATATCAAAGTATAAGGACGGCTTTTTAGAAATGTCAAAGCAGGGAAACAAAAGCTTTGATATTCTTGCACAGCAAAACAGAATTTTTTCAGGCTTGCGTGTACGGGCAAAGCCAATGCTTATAAGCTCAATTGTTATGAATTATATGGGTACTACGGGAGTTTATTCCCCCTTTACCTACGAAGCAAACGTAAACATTTTATTCCCCGACTTTTCTCTGCCTCAGACAATGTGCCACGAAATTGCCCATTTAAGAGGCTTTATGCCGGAAAACGAAGCAGAATTTGTAGGCTATCTTGCCTGCATTAACAGCGACGATATTTATTTTAATTACAGCGGATATATGTACGCCTTTAACTGTGTGAGAAATGCTCTTTATAAAACCGACAAGCAGCTTTACAGTCAGCTTATGAAAACTGTAAATCCTTATGTTAAAAGTGAATGGCAAAATTATTTTGACTATGCCGATAAATTTGAAACTAAGGTTACTGAAATTTCAAATGCGGTAAACAACAGCTATCTTATATCCCAAGGACAAAGCGACGGCATAATAAGCTACAGCAAAGCGGTAATACTCATTATTGCCCAGATGCGAAAAGATAATATCGTGGGGATGTAA